A DNA window from Pyrus communis chromosome 3, drPyrComm1.1, whole genome shotgun sequence contains the following coding sequences:
- the LOC137728562 gene encoding polyphenol oxidase latent form, chloroplastic-like has protein sequence MSSPLRTSALSSISSFRRPQPFPKKCQNTCSVGKPRVCFVGRLPPCKATINSDQNPSNQDPRAPHVGKILDRRNVLIGLGAGGLYGAAGLDPSPFAFADPIPPPDIDTCTETTDPKIPTQECCPQKPDKIKIIDFQLPASQPAILRKRRAAQDAAKDRVYVANYKEAIRRMKSLDINDPRSFWSQANVHCAYCEGSYHYGEKKLEIQVHSSWLFYPFHRMYLYFYERILASLIKERDPNFALPFWNWDAPEGMYMPTIFEEDGVINPLYDPYRNDKHRRPGRIVDLNYGLGMDNNTRDTDTIEKYNLFTMHNKMLSGARWDWCLFFGHPYRAGDNPNPGAGNIELVPHNTVHDWTGTTQDSTQGGVDMGIFYSAGRDPVFYAHHANVDRMWYLWKNRFGGKDIKDLDWLDTEFLFYDENKQLMRVKVRDSLDTALLGYEYQSVEIPWIDDNFKPTARFPTNKTKPQVLFTEHHTKFPFTWDSTISVEVARPVPRRRSDSEKAKQQEVLVVGGIGFPANESVKFDVYVNDDADSPSGLDKSEFAGSFVHIPHRHKEKIQTKLTLGITQLLEDLRAEEDSSVVVTLVPRVGIGKVTLSCITIELSACPNQAL, from the coding sequence ATGTCTTCTCCTTTGCGAACATCTGCATTATCCTCCATCTCTTCCTTCCGTCGTCCTCAGCCTTTTCCAAAGAAGTGCCAAAACACTTGTTCAGTTGGAAAACCAAGGGTTTGCTTTGTGGGTAGGTTACCGCCATGCAAAGCAACAATTAATAGTGATCAGAACCCCAGTAACCAAGACCCTAGGGCACCTCATGTGGGAAAAATATTAGACAGGAGAAATGTACTGATTGGTCTAGGAGCTGGAGGGCTATATGGCGCGGCCGGTCTCGACCCCAGCCCATTCGCATTTGCTGATCCAATTCCACCGCCCGACATAGACACGTGCACTGAGACGACCGACCCTAAAATACCAACACAAGAGTGTTGCCCGCAAAAACCTGATAAAATCAAAATCATCGATTTTCAGCTACCGGCGTCACAACCCGCAATACTACGCAAGAGGCGTGCAGCTCAGGATGCCGCGAAGGATCGGGTGTATGTAGCAAACTACAAAGAGGCCATTAGGCGCATGAAGTCCCTTGACATAAACGATCCACGTAGTTTCTGGAGCCAAGCTAATGTTCACTGTGCCTATTGTGAGGGCTCATATCATTACGGtgaaaagaaattagaaatacaAGTGCACTCCTCGTGGCTTTTCTATCCCTTCCACCGCATGTACTTGTACTTCTACGAGCGAATCCTGGCGTCGTTGATTAAGGAACGCGACCCTAATTTTGCTTTGCCCTTTTGGAACTGGGATGCTCCAGAAGGCATGTACATGCCAACCATATTTGAGGAGGATGGCGTAATTAACCCTCTCTATGATCCCTACCGAAATGACAAGCACCGGCGTCCAGGGAGAATCGTGGACCTCAACTACGGGCTAGGCATGGACAACAACACCCGAGACACTGACACAATAGAGAAGTATAATCTCTTCACCATGCACAACAAAATGTTGAGTGGTGCTCGCTGGGACTGGTGCTTATTCTTTGGCCATCCTTACAGGGCAGGGGACAACCCAAATCCAGGAGCCGGCAACATCGAGCTTGTTCCCCATAACACCGTCCACGATTGGACTGGTACTACTCAAGACTCAACCCAGGGTGGGGTGGACATGGGGATATTCTACTCTGCAGGTAGAGATCCAGTGTTTTACGCTCACCATGCCAACGTGGACCGCATGTGGTACCTGTGGAAAAACAGATTCGGAGGCAAGGATATCAAGGACCTTGATTGGCTCGACACCGAGTTTCTATTCTACGACGAGAACAAGCAGCTAATGCGTGTTAAGGTCCGAGATTCTCTTGACACTGCCCTCCTTGGGTACGAATACCAAAGCGTTGAAATTCCATGGATTGATGACAACTTCAAGCCCACCGCTCGCTTTCCAACCAACAAGACAAAACCACAAGTTTTATTTACTGAGCATCACACCAAGTTCCCGTTTACCTGGGACTCCACGATCAGTGTCGAGGTGGCGAGGCCAGTGCCGAGAAGGCGAAGCGACTCTGAGAAGGCTAAACAGCAGGAGGTGTTGGTGGTCGGTGGGATTGGGTTCCCAGCTAACGAGAGTGTGAAGTTTGATGTGTACGTGAATGATGACGCGGACTCGCCCAGTGGACTGGACAAGTCTGAGTTTGCCGGGAGCTTTGTGCATATCCCGCACAGGCACAAAGAAAAGATTCAAACCAAGCTGACGTTAGGGATCACACAGCTGTTGGAGGATTTGCGTGCGGAAGAGGACAGCAGTGTGGTGGTGACTTTGGTCCCTAGGGTTGGGATAGGAAAGGTCACCCTTTCTTGCATAACCATCGAGCTCTCTGCTTGTCCGAATCAGGCTCTCTGA
- the LOC137730346 gene encoding dof zinc finger protein DOF1.4-like produces the protein MGLSTKQVNSNGMDWSQTSLLQVQTFQLPKPPTAVRRQQQQNQQQQSEPLKCPRCESMNTKFCYYNNYNKSQPRHFCRACKRHWTKGGTLRNVPVGGVRKNKRHKKSSNNSPSEAAATTAANSATIEDHHEQKTTAQALYHALIGPQSSLPQQNLDNTIIFSSAGLSSATTLPFLHQSRNLINFDPFSSSINTTTSSSFDTNFSSISTSLQSLNVYNYAGTEDQFKATVEEPTITSIMPNILPQQPNWKAPSTSNAATDVYSNDWNWEDIETLVSTDLNLPHWDDSSDHMKP, from the coding sequence ATGGGATTGAGTACTAAGCAGGTCAACAGTAACGGGATGGATTGGAGTCAGACAAGCTTGCTGCAAGTTCAGACGTTTCAGCTGCCAAAACCACCAACCGCCGTCAGGAGGCAGCAGCAACAAAATCAGCAGCAGCAATCTGAGCCGTTGAAGTGTCCGAGATGTGAATCAATGAACACAAAGTTTTGCTACTACAATAACTACAACAAGTCACAGCCAAGACACTTCTGCAGAGCTTGCAAGAGGCACTGGACAAAAGGTGGGACTCTGCGAAACGTCCCCGTTGGCGGCGTCCGCAAAAACAAGCGCCACAAAAAGTCATCAAACAATTCTCCCTCGGAAGCAGCTGCCACAACCGCCGCAAACAGTGCGACGATCGAGGATCATCATGAGCAAAAAACCACGGCGCAAGCTCTCTATCACGCGCTTATCGGTCCCCAATCTTCGCTTCCGCAACAGAATTTGGACAACACAATCATATTTTCATCAGCAGGTTTAAGTAGTGCTACTACTTTGCCTTTTCTTCATCAAAGTAGAAACCTAATAAACTTTGATCCCTTCTCAAGCTCAATTAATACTACTACTTCAAGTTCCTTTGACACAAACTTCTCTTCAATCTCAACATCTTTGCAATCCTTAAACGTTTATAACTACGCTGGCACCGAAGATCAGTTCAAAGCCACCGTAGAGGAGCCAACCATTACAAGCATCATGCCAAATATTCTTCCTCAGCAGCCCAATTGGAAAGCCCCTTCCACAAGTAACGCCGCCACGGATGTGTACTCGAATGACTGGAATTGGGAAGACATTGAAACCCTCGTTTCTACTGATCTCAACTTGCCTCATTGGGATGATTCTTCTGATCACATGAAACCGTAA
- the LOC137728026 gene encoding uncharacterized protein: MTAEVLSQPNGVVANGDLNGITNNNAAAAAKKSRESERRRRRRKQKKNNKASQAPESSAGETDDDVKENNDTQQIIEQVQIEYVPEKPELIDGMDEEFRKIFEKFSFQDSEGVEVDKKDESEGVPKKKADSDSEEEEQDNEQKEKGISNKKKKLQRRMKIAELKQICQRPDVVEVWDATAADPKLLVFLKSYRNTVPVPRHWCQKRKFLQGKRGIEKQPFQLPDFIAATGIEKIRQAYIEKEDSKKLKQKQRERMQPKMGKMDIDYQVLHDAFFKYQTKPKLTTLGDLYHEGKEFEVKLREMKPGMLSHELKEALGMPDGAPPPWLINIQRYGPPPSYPHLKIPGLNAPIPPGASFGYHPGGWGKPPVDEYGQPLYGDVFGVQQQDQPNYEEEPVDKTKHWGDLEEEEEEEEEEEEEEEEQPEDEDLEDGIQSVDSMSSTPTGVETPAQIELRKDQKKEPEKPLYQVLEQKEERIAPGTLLATGHTYNLSGTQDKAGAKKVELLRGQKADKVEVTIQPEELDDMETVLPAKYEEAREEEKLRSQKEDFSDMVAENEKKRKRKMQEKEGKNKKRDFKF, encoded by the exons ATGACTGCGGAGGTTCTCTCGCAGCCAAACGGCGTCGTCGCGAACGGCGACCTGAACGGAATCACTAACAACAACGCCGCCGCTGCCGCCAAGAAGTCAAGGGAGAGCGAGCGACGCCGTCGCAGGAGAAAgcagaagaagaacaacaaaGCCTCTCAGGCGCCGGAGTCCAGCGCCGGCGAGACTGACGATGACGTCAAGGAGAATAATGATACTCAGCAG ATTATTGAGCAAGTTCAAATTGAATATGTTCCAGAGAAACCTGAGTTAATTGATGGCATGGATGAGGAATTCAGAAAAATTTTCGAGAAATTCTCCTTCCAGGACTCTGAGGGTGTTGAG GTGGATAAGAAGGATGAGTCTGAAGGAGTCCCCAAAAAGAAGGCTGACTCAGATTCTGAAGAGGAAGAGCAGGATaatgaacaaaaagagaaaggaatatcaaacaagaagaaaaag CTTCAGCGGAGAATGAAGATTGCAGAATTGAAACAGATTTGCCAAAGGCCTGATGTTGTTGAG GTGTGGGATGCAACTGCAGCTGATCCTAAGCTTCTGGTGTTTCTAAAATCATATCGCAATACTGTACCTGTGCCAAGACATTGGTGTCAGAAAAGGAAATTTCTGCAG GGTAAACGTGGTATTGAGAAACAACCGTTTCAGCTTCCAGACTTCATTGCTGCTACAGGAATTGAGAAAATTAGACAG GCATACATTGAAAAAGAAGATAGCAAGAAGTTGAAGCAAAAACAACGGGAGCGTATGCAACCAAAGATGGGGAAAATGGATATCGATTATCAG GTTCTCCATGATGCATTTTTCAAGTACCAGACTAAGCCAAAGTTGACAACTCTTGGTGATCTGTACCATGAAGGGAAGGAATTTGAG GTGAAATTGAGGGAGATGAAACCAGGCATGCTTTCACATGAACTAAAAGAAGCTCTGGGTATGCCAGATGGTGCTCCTCCCCCATGGCTCATCAATATTCAG agATATGGTCCTCCACCATCATATCCACATCTGAAAATTCCCGGGTTGAATGCTCCTATCCCTCCTGGAGCCAGCTTTGGGTACCATCCTGGTGGCTGGGGAAAGCCTCCTGTTGATGAA TATGGCCAACCGTTGTATGGAGATGTATTTGGCGTTCAGCAACAAGATCAGCCCAATTATGAG GAGGAGCCTGTTGACAAGACAAAGCATTGGggtgatttggaggaagaggaagaggaggaggaagaagaagaagaggaagaggaagaacagCCTGAGGACGAAGATTTAGAGGATGGCATTCAATCTGTAGACAGCATGTCAAG TACTCCCACTGGCGTTGAGACACCTGCTCAAATTGAACTTCGCAAGGATCAGAAAAAAGAACCTGAAAAGCCTTTATACCAA GTACTTGAACAAAAAGAGGAAAGAATTGCTCCCGGGACACTTCTTGCAACGGGTCACAC GTATAATTTGAGTGGCACCCAAGACAAAGCAGGGGCCAAAAAG GTTGAGCTGCTTAGAGGTCAGAAAGCAGATAAAGTGGAGGTCACTATACAACCCGAAGAATTGGATGATATGGAGACTGTTTTGCCTGCAAA GTATGAAGAAGCgagggaggaggagaagctgCGAAGTCAGAAGGAAGATTTCAGCGACATGGTCGCAGAG AAcgagaagaagaggaaacgTAAAATGCaagagaaagaagggaaaaacaAGAAGAGGGACTTCAAGTTTTAG
- the LOC137729003 gene encoding polyphenol oxidase latent form, chloroplastic-like, translating into MASSLPLSSNTKITTCAIAPSLPHIFPNKSQISLVRNLRGSCKATTINSDQNLNQDPQTCLVKLDRRNLLLGLGGLALGTHNLTRPADAAEASKKVVLVESSELPIVLDSVVSVIVPRPRRSRSKKDKEEEEEVLAIEGIEFVSDKVLKFDVHVNDDEDSLSRPDKSEFAGSLVFLPQSKKKVKTSLHLGISDLLEDLGADDDGSIKVTLVPRNVQRPVTIGRIRIEYFA; encoded by the exons aTGGCTTCTTCTCTTCCACTATCATCCAACACCAAGATTACCACTTGCGCCATCGCCCCTTCACTCCCTCACATCTTCCCAAACAAATCCCAGATCTCCTTAGTCAGAAATCTTAGAGGTTCATGTAAAGCAACAACAATCAACAGTGACCAAAACCTTAATCAAGATCCGCAAACTTGTCTGGTAAAATTGGATAGGAGAAATCTTCTCCTTGGTCTTGGAGGACTTGCCTTGGGGACTCATAACCTAACAAGGCCAGCAGACGCGGCAGAGGCATCAAAAAAG GTAGTTTTGGTGGAGAGTAGTGAGTTGCCAATAGTTTTGGACTCTGTGGTGAGCGTGATCGTGCCGCGGCCGAGGAGGTCGAGGAGCAAGAAggacaaggaggaggaagaggaggtgTTGGCGATTGAAGGGATTGAGTTTGTGTCAGACAAGGTGCTCAAGTTCGACGTGCATGTGAACGATGATGAGGACTCGCTGAGTCGACCTGACAAGTCCGAGTTTGCAGGGAGCTTGGTGTTTTTGCCACAGTCTAAGAAAAAGGTTAAAACCAGCCTGCATCTTGGGATTTCGGACTTGCTGGAGGACTTGGGAGCCGACGATGATGGCAGTATCAAGGTAACTTTGGTGCCAAGGAATGTCCAGCGACCTGTCACCATTGGTCGGATCAGGATCGAATATTTTGCCTAG